In one Dreissena polymorpha isolate Duluth1 chromosome 7, UMN_Dpol_1.0, whole genome shotgun sequence genomic region, the following are encoded:
- the LOC127839291 gene encoding probable E3 ubiquitin-protein ligase MID2 — MAAALEVTVNKGSDVVYDYVCSVCEESNTLTEAKFNCERCFKFYCDGCVDLHNQLFKTHDVTGRENKNVWPVSKATKHIIEKCSAHENEKLKMFCEDHSQLCCHLCILQGHITCQSVVQIVEKSKEINPSGDVSVLIGEITRHIKDLDERTNTAEEMLKNLQESYQIALEELKATRKKIVDYLDDLEKKTIKELEQLFKNLQESYMSDIVSCKKVKNDLQYLSSCIRDIAGKNEQLTYISYIKCLNKINAFEKGHPRTEKTYVLFKPNTQFEDLISKRPGFGTISSINLKQQLADANALLTVNNSSKHSVPIGSSYVTGITELPSGGLLITDYSTQKVTLLDTNNKVADSCTLSNGPWAICTVSVDDVAMTLGNSVQFLKVRNNRIEMGNVLQLQHECVGIAHHNNMLYITSNQALYRYSREGGLQKKLYEDTNGVNAVFQCAVSPDGDTIYVTN, encoded by the exons ATGGCTGCAGCTTTAGAGGTAACAGTGAATAAAGGATCGGATGTAGTTTATGATTATGTATGTTCAGTTTGCGAGGAAAGTAACACTTTGACCGAAGCCAAGTTCAACTGTGAACGCTGTTTTAAGTTCTACTGTGACGGTTGTGTTGACCTACATAATCAGTTGTTTAAGACACACGATGTTACCGGAAGAGAGAATAAAAACGTATGGCCGGTTTCTAAGGCAACAAAACATATCATAGAAAAATGCTCTGCACATGAAAACGAGAAATTGAAGATGTTTTGTGAAGATCACAGTCAGTTGTGCTGTCATTTGTGTATTCTTCAAGGTCACAT aACATGTCAAAGTGTGGTGCAGATTGTCGAAAAGTCAAAAGAAATCAATCCAAGTGGCGACGTCTCTGTTCTGATTGGGGAGATTACAAGACACATAAAGGATTTAGACGAAAGGACAAACACAGCGGAAGAAATGCTCAAGAACCTTCAAGAATCTTATCAAATTGCCCTTGAAGAACTTAAAGCTACCAGGAAGAAAATTGTTGATTATTTAGACGATCTTGAGAAAAAAACGATCAAAGAATTAGAACAACTATTTAAAAACTTACAAGAGTCCTACATGTCAGATATAGTCAGTTGCAAGAAGGTTAAAAATGACTTACAATATCTCTCAAGTTGCATTCGAGATATCGCTGGCAAGAACGAGCAACTGACATATATCTCCTATATTAAATGTCtcaacaaaataaatgcattcgAAAAAGGGCATCCGCGAACCGAAAAgacttatgttttattcaaaccTAATACTCAGTTTGAAGATTTAATTTCTAAGAGGCCCGGATTTGGGACTATTTCTAGCATAAACTTAAAACAACAATTAGCCGATGCAAACGCACTTCTTACTGTGAACAATTCTTCAAAGCATAGTGTTCCAATTGGTTCTTCTTATGTGACTGGTATCACTGAGTTACCTAGCGGAGGTTTGCTAATTACAGATTATAGCACACAAAAAGTTACATTGTTAGACACCAATAACAAAGTAGCTGACAGCTGTACCCTCTCAAATGGACCATGGGCGATATGTACCGTGAGTGTCGACGATGTAGCTATGACCCTCGGTAACAGTGTGCAGTTCCTTAAAGTACGTAACAACCGCATTGAAATGGGAAACGTCTTGCAGCTACAGCACGAATGTGTTGGCATTGCTCATCATAATAATATGCTGTACATAACATCCAATCAAGCTCTGTATAGATACTCACGAGAAGGTGGGCTGCAAAAGAAGTTGTATGAGGATACCAATGGAGTCAATGCAG TTTTTCAGTGCGCCGTCAGTCCTGATGGTGATACAATCTACGTTACAAACTAA